Part of the Aurantiacibacter aquimixticola genome, CGCCGAGATCACCGAAAAGGCGCGCGAGCTGATCGCCGAGGTGGATGCGCTAGGCGGCATGACCGAGGCGGTCGCCAGCGGCATGCCCAAGGCCCGGATCGAGGAAGCCGCAGCGGAAAAGCAGGCCAGCGTCGACAAGGGCGAGACGGTGATCGTCGGCGTGAACAAGTATCGCCGCGACGAGGAAGACGAGATCGACACGCTCGATATCGACAACCACGCCGTGCGCGCGAGCCAGGTGGAGCGGCTCAAGCGCGTGCGCGCCAGCCGCGACGAGGCCGCCTGTTCGGAGGCGCTGGAGGCGCTGACCCGCGCCGCCTACAGCTCCGGCAAGTCGGATCCGCGCCTGGCCGAAGGGGAGGACGAGAACGGCGTTGCGCTCCCGCCCTCGCAGCTGGAAAACCTTCCGGCGGAATCGGGCAACAATCTCCTTGCTCTCGCTGTCGAATGCGCCCGCCACGATGCGACACTGGGCGAGATCTCGGCAGCGATGGAGGAAGCCTTCGGTCGCTACGACACGGTGCCGACGCCGGTGAAGGGCGTTTATGCCGCGGCATATGCCGATGACGCGCGCTACGCGCAGGTCGTCGCTGGCGTGGAAGCGGTCGCGCGCAGGCTCGACCACACGCCGTGCGTGCTGGTCGCCAAGATGGGGCAGGACGGCCATGATCGCGGCGCGAACGTGATCGCCAGCGCCTTTGCCGATATGGGGTTCGATGTGATCTCCGGCCCGCTATTCCAGACGCCGGAGGAAACCGCCAAGATGGCGCTGGAGCGGGAGGTCGATGCCATCGGGGCCAGCTCGCTTGCGGCAGGGCATAAGACGCTTATCCCCGAACTCATCCAGCACCTACGCGATGCGGGCCGGGCCGATATCAAGGTGGTCGCGGGCGGCGTGATTCCGCCGCAGGATTACGACTTCCTCAAGAAGGCCGGCGTGCAGGGCATTTACGGCCCGGGCACCAATGTCGTCGAAGCGGCGGCGGACCTGCTGCGCCTGCTCGGCCATAACATGCCGCCCGCCGACGCAGCGCTGGAGGGGGCGGAGTGAACCGCCGCCGCATCCTGCGCTCGGCCATTCTCACCCTGGTCCTGCTGCCGACTTCCTGCCTCGCGGGCGTGACGGCGTCCGACCGGATGGACGCGCGCATCATCGCGCGCGGCGGTGCGCAGGACCCGCTGTGGTACGAGAACCTTCTATGGCTCGTCGCGCTTGCGCTGATGCTGGTATGGGCGTGGGCGATGAAGCGGTTGTGGGAGGGGGCCGAGTGAGGTTCGTAATTGCGGCTATCGCCGTCCTTATACTCGCCAACTTCATTTTGCTGATATCGGGCGAGCGCGTTCTCCTGACCGAGACGCTTGTACAACCCGGCGAGGCGGTGAGTGTCGAAGGCTTCGGAGATTTGAGCGGGAACGCGCAGGCCTCGTTAGTTTGCAAATACTGGACAGGTCGCTCAATGGTCACCACCGTTTTCTGGTACGCTCCGAACAACATCTTCGGGCGCGACCAATGTCCGTTTTTGAACGGTTCGGAAGGTTCGTAATGTTCTCCAAAATCCTCATCGCCAATCGTGGTGAAATCGCGTGCCGGGTCATTAAGACCGCGCAGCGTATGGGCATCGCCACCGTGGCGGTTTATTCGGATGCCGATGCGCGCGCGCCGTTTGTGCAGATGGCGGACGAGGCCGTCCACATTGGGCCGCCGCCTGCTGCCGAGAGCTACCTGCTCGCCGACAAGATCATTGCCGCGTGCAAGCAGACCGGGGCCGAGGCTGTGCATCCGGGCTATGGCTTCCTTTCCGAGCGCGCCAGCTTCGTCGAGGCGCTCGAAAAAGAGAACATCGCCTTCATCGGCCCGCCCGCCAGCGCGATTGCGGCGATGGGCGACAAGATCGAGTCCAAGAAGCTTGCCAAGGAAGCGGGCGTCAACACCGTGCCCGGCTCAGAGGACGCCATCGACACGACTGAGGAGGCGCTGAGCGTCTCCAAAGAAATCGGCTATCCGGTGATGATGAAGGCCAGCGCGGGCGGCGGCGGCAAGGGCATGCGGCTCGCCTATAACGACCAGGACGTGAAGGACGGGTTCGAGGCGACCAAGCGCGAAGGTCTCAGCAGCTTCGGCGATGACCGCGTCTTCATCGAGAAATTCATCCTCGACCCGCGCCACATCGAAATACAGGTGCTGGGCGACAAGCATGGCAATGTGCTCTATCTGAATGAGCGCGAATGCAGCATCCAGCGCCGCCACCAGAAGGTGGTGGAAGAAGCGCCCAGCCCTTTCGTTACGCCCGAAATGCGCCGCAAGATGGGCGAGCAGGCGGTCGCGCTGTCGAAGGCCGTCGGGTATCACTCGGCGGGCACGGTCGAGCTGATCGTCAGCGGCGCCGATCCGACAGGGGAGAGCTTCTACTTCCTCGAAATGAACACGCGCCTCCAGGTTGAGCATCCCGTGACCGAGGCGATCACCGGCATCGATCTCGTCGAGCAGATGATCCGCGTCGCGGCGGGCGAGAAGCTGCCCATGGCGCAGGACGATATCGGCATTGACGGATGGTCCATTGAAACGCGCGTCTATGCCGAGGATCCGTATCGCGGTTTCCTTCC contains:
- a CDS encoding acetyl-CoA carboxylase biotin carboxylase subunit, whose product is MFSKILIANRGEIACRVIKTAQRMGIATVAVYSDADARAPFVQMADEAVHIGPPPAAESYLLADKIIAACKQTGAEAVHPGYGFLSERASFVEALEKENIAFIGPPASAIAAMGDKIESKKLAKEAGVNTVPGSEDAIDTTEEALSVSKEIGYPVMMKASAGGGGKGMRLAYNDQDVKDGFEATKREGLSSFGDDRVFIEKFILDPRHIEIQVLGDKHGNVLYLNERECSIQRRHQKVVEEAPSPFVTPEMRRKMGEQAVALSKAVGYHSAGTVELIVSGADPTGESFYFLEMNTRLQVEHPVTEAITGIDLVEQMIRVAAGEKLPMAQDDIGIDGWSIETRVYAEDPYRGFLPSTGRLVRYRTPVEPWSGDLRGVDGVRFDSGVQEGGEVSIFYDPMIAKLVTWGETRNEAADLQVEALDRIELDGLGHNVDFLSALMQHPRFRSGELTTGFIAEEYPDGFEGAATSERTEQVLAAVAGVIATADADRARRISGQLDGPQLPPGDWSVRIGDADHEVTLGEDGLLVDGEQVVLEFHYTPGDRMVDVALFNSADEDAEAVASYGIRIAATRLGYRMTTHGRQHDIRVLQQRHAALAGHMIEKEPPDTSKMLLCPMPGLLVTLHVGEGDAVESGQPLATVEAMKMENILRAEKAGTVATINAEEGETLVVDAVILELE